The following coding sequences are from one Musa acuminata AAA Group cultivar baxijiao chromosome BXJ2-4, Cavendish_Baxijiao_AAA, whole genome shotgun sequence window:
- the LOC103982913 gene encoding probable WRKY transcription factor 57, which produces MEEEEGWLSPTSDASSSWKFRADVSVASLHDLCGGEGVEWCTPAGIGDGFPPTFNLPATMEEEGQTNLQPEPGSGNAAAAVASSMSEEPPGMRAAEKANTGAKSGQKRTRQPRFAFMTKSEIEQLEDGYRWRKYGQKAVKNSPFPRSYYRCTNSKCTVKKRVERSSHDPSIVITTYEGQHCHHTISFPSGSIHPRDTRSTSDRLALSSPQRHVHLPTHPGQLVMSDPRYEDPITPFLVERSSSAPTDEGLLDDIVPSGMRRG; this is translated from the exons atggaggaggaggagggctggCTTTCGCCGACGTCAGACGCGTCCTCCAGCTGGAAATTCCGCGCCGACGTCTCCGTCGCTTCCCTCCACGACCTCTGCGGCGGGGAGGGCGTCGAGTGGTGCACGCCCGCAGGGATCGGGGATGGATTCCCGCCGACGTTCAATCTACCGGCGACAATGGAGGAGGAAGGACAGACGAATCTCCAGCCCGAACCGGGATCCGGTAACGCAGCGGCGGCAGTGGCGTCGAGCATGAGCGAGGAGCCCCCCGGCATGAGGGCTGCAGAGAAAGC GAATACAGGTGCCAAGAGTGGACAAAAGAGAACTCGCCAACCCAGGTTTGCATTCATGACCAAAAGTGAGATCGAGCAACTGGAAGATGGCTATCGATGGAGAAAATATGGGCAAAAAGCTGTCAAGAACAGCCCATTTCCGAG GAGCTACTACCGCTGCACGAACAGCAAGTGCACCGTCAAGAAGAGAGTCGAGCGCTCTTCACACGACCCCAGCATCGTGATCACCACATACGAAGGCCAACACTGTCACCACACCATCTCCTTCCCTAGCGGCAGCATACACCCTCGCGACACAAGGTCGACATCTGATCGGCTTGCCTTGTCTTCACCACAGCGACATGTGCACCTTCCCACGCATCCAGGCCAGCTCGTGATGTCCGATCCACGGTATGAGGATCCGATCACACCATTCCTGGTGGAGAGAAGCTCATCAGCTCCCACAGACGAGGGTTTGCTAGATGATATTGTGCCATCCGGAATGAGAAGAGGATGA